From Myxococcaceae bacterium JPH2, the proteins below share one genomic window:
- a CDS encoding AHH domain-containing protein: MGTHLSGAGESKARLKRSHDYRGEGYKHIKVGARKNVYQDLDVIQGVLQARGTRARDKGVKAGSKAHARRYTFTYGNNFQLGQSPYVNQGHHLLPEEAFSDKFFDSKQLRMLQGVDYNINNGENIIFLPARQKDTAFHLLPFHQGSHPDYTRQVNVDMQAVKRALSKALQKDKKHKKWNPPEDLKDKLMKLQEDYWDMLVAAGPIPINKFAKAAPKKKGLTKSKKP, encoded by the coding sequence ATGGGAACGCACCTCTCGGGCGCGGGCGAGTCGAAGGCTCGGCTCAAGCGCTCTCACGATTATCGGGGTGAGGGCTACAAGCACATCAAGGTTGGAGCCCGCAAGAACGTCTACCAGGACCTCGATGTCATTCAGGGCGTGCTCCAAGCACGTGGTACGCGTGCCCGTGACAAAGGGGTGAAGGCAGGCAGCAAGGCGCATGCGCGGCGCTACACCTTCACGTATGGAAACAACTTTCAGCTCGGGCAGTCCCCGTATGTCAACCAGGGGCATCACCTGCTCCCAGAGGAGGCGTTCTCCGATAAGTTTTTCGACAGCAAGCAGCTCAGGATGCTGCAAGGGGTGGATTACAACATCAACAATGGGGAGAACATCATCTTCCTCCCCGCGAGACAGAAAGACACGGCGTTCCATCTTCTGCCATTTCATCAAGGCAGCCATCCAGACTACACCCGCCAAGTCAATGTGGATATGCAGGCTGTCAAGCGCGCGTTATCGAAGGCTCTGCAGAAGGACAAGAAGCACAAAAAGTGGAACCCTCCAGAGGATCTCAAGGACAAGCTGATGAAGCTCCAGGAGGATTACTGGGACATGCTGGTGGCCGCCGGTCCCATCCCCATCAACAAGTTCGCGAAGGCCGCTCCCAAGAAGAAGGGCCTCACGAAGAGCAAGAAGCCCTGA